A DNA window from Hevea brasiliensis isolate MT/VB/25A 57/8 chromosome 2, ASM3005281v1, whole genome shotgun sequence contains the following coding sequences:
- the LOC110665535 gene encoding histone H2AX, which yields MSSTAVPAATTAKGGRGKSKAKSVSRSLKAGLQFPVGRVARFLKKGRYAERLGSGSPVYLTAVLEYLAAEVLELAGNAARDNKKNRIIPRHIQLAVRNDEELSKLLGYVTIANGGVLPNIHQNLLPKKTAKGKGEIGSASQEF from the exons ATGAGCTCCACTGCTGTACCTGCTGCTACTACTGCCAAGGGTGGCCGAGGCAAGTCCAAAGCCAAGTCGGTGTCCAGGTCTCTAAAGGCTGGTCTACAGTTTCCTGTTGGTCGAGTTGCCCGCTTCCTCAAGAAAGGCAGGTACGCTGAACGGCTCGGCTCTGGATCCCCTGTCTATCTCACTGCTGTTTTGGAGTACCTGGCTGCTGAG GTTTTGGAGCTTGCTGGGAATGCAGCTAGAGATAACAAGAAGAACAGGATTATTCCTAGGCATATTCAGCTTGCGGTGAGAAATGATGAGGAATTAAGCAAGCTCTTGGGATATGTGACCATTGCCAATGGAGGGGTTTTGCCTAATATTCACCAAAATTTACTGCCAAAGAAGACTGCAAAAGGGAAAGGTGAAATTGGGTCTGCGTCTCAGGAGTTTTAG